One Mytilus trossulus isolate FHL-02 unplaced genomic scaffold, PNRI_Mtr1.1.1.hap1 h1tg000373l__unscaffolded, whole genome shotgun sequence genomic region harbors:
- the LOC134701935 gene encoding eukaryotic translation initiation factor 4E transporter-like isoform X3, protein MTRKQSVRRLLSRKKFGRQINVCISNQRMEKEFNSDDSGRNTPREVVLTRSDTPGPTPAYIYSRDQLYEYANSKTAKKRPVCLSTDYDNTEGLWDPEKWFRSFDSGVGDRLSPLNVGEKEKKAEYLNKRRPSDPKERLKEEKDGIVLSPQRRSFGTGCHVTAPTMTRQVSCPADYKDDNRNVRRIGSGRIQIDRDRGEREREPQHAQREREPQRERDYRAIRDRFDDGRDRRYDNRGDNRGYRREYDDRRDFSRHFSRDNGRNRHDSYRHREEEEPEWFSEGPTSQNDRIELHGFEGPREVKEEHVKGKDDEEDDNNMDTGFDEEYHEEAQQDESNKSSEVKVADVKERNGSLETNESSSPEESNNSGSLHVPSPQATNLFDFNEFFKIENLPGLNEGGSPTAEVQTGFQSRFSRWFSSHHGGGSMGNSRENSRRSSINEDFGYLNELLSGTKSPIVPSPPPNTINSMYDKSVFMTPGNSTFSDKPQCISMDMSVSQKNIIAPMLNSIFQNSGSSHHKRNDSNSSNYSVQDVEAQLKALLFGRKDSTASSSGNNSPAVSSPRNVPYIKTVQELEADMKPTTTPGGHNYPQQPIPHPLAMNHHKIERQNRMTPPGARMTPPGVRMTPPTVIHHHQPHQQQHQQHQQPSSQQSSRRSSEDEGDLTAFNKLLSLMQAGAAAAVESPKIPTRQETRVPSPPQQMMQARPQTPNSQQTQAQIAQNEFLQALLRNKEQQNLIRQQALMKMNYMTKQSTPLAQPTPLGQQTPGGLRTTLPESLANYIKQNPTIITKSASPTPPPQSVLQQPQAPTMMNIIQNTSTPRAPSPAPQQVIPNFMPQPTSSPRVPSPIMFSQQPPMHLNAPSPIHPSQLTSTSPINVPAVSMSSTASIRPPVIHRGPSPQELIAHTQAIMQTALLKKQLEDQKERFMKKQQERAKSPNPTGTPIPSKSPSMMPMPMSNNPVIVNNQPKPAVSVAFTPTSVMRKMHSDKASEKDKQKPEMGEGTPAPPPPIRQLIRPDGSLNDEDHNSPNNEIDRHLNNKYQESRNGPQSDQQFNTHVPPPGYSMGSSTGNPEQGTGANKNSRPGPNMMSNMMQANGPLPQMSGPPPLLSTQLSTPGRPIVKAVNVSTSSVTGVMTPNQVPMRQFSVSQQLNTPLSSASIQQRAIMGQNTLQTASPNMPPRPMNISPNPLTRPIVGTPVSQNFSMGIPITGRMPIPQGGVNMSPSPLVLQQMMQGGISPATARVNALNQINQINHLNQMALQAQQQQQRMMDPRLQAMGGPVSPGLFNGNNNLTKPGEPNLFKWFGNDVLKGQIPNMPPLPQQGTRVMTVDEIERC, encoded by the exons GACCAGTTGTATGAGTATGCTAACAGTAAAACAGCAAAGAAAAGACCAGTTTGTTTGTCTACAGATTATGATAA cACCGAGGGTTTATGGGATCCAGAGAAATGGTTTAGATCTTTCGATAGTGGTGTTGGTGACAGATTGTCCCCTCTAAATGTAGGAGAGAAAGAAAAGAAAGcagaatatttaaacaaaagaagACCATCAG ATCCGAAAGAGAGACTCAAAGAAGAAAAAGATggtatagttttgagtccccagaGGAGGAGCTTTGGGACAGGATGTCATGTGACAGCTCCTACGATGACAAGACAAGTTAGTTGTCCTGCAGATTATAAGGACGACAACAG aaatgtCAGACGTATTGGTAGTGGTAGAATTCAAATTGACAGAGATAGAGGAGAAAGAGAACGTGAACCTCAGCATGCTCAGAGAGAGCGTGAACCTCAGAGAGAACGTGACTATAGGGCAATCCGTGACAGATTTGATGACGGAAGAGATAGGAGATATGATAACAGGGGAGACAATCGAGGCTACAGAAGGGAGTATGATGACAGG AGGGACTTCAGTCGGCATTTCAGCAGAGACAATG GTCGAAACAGACATGATTCTTACCGTCACCGTGAAGAAGAGGAACCAGAATGGTTCTCGGAGGGGCCCACCAGTCAAAATGATCGCATAGAACTTCATGGATTTGAAGGTCCCAGAGAGGTCAAAGAGGAACACGTGAAGGGCAAGGACGATGAAGAAGACGATAACAACATGGATACTGGATTTGACGAGGAATATCATGAAGAGGCTCAACAGGATGAATCAAATA AAAGTTCAGAAGTAAAAGTAGCTGATGTGAAGGAAAGAAATGGTAGTCTGGAGACCAATGAGTCAAGTTCACCTGAGGAATCAAATAACTCAGGCAGTCTACATGTCCCATCGCCACAGGCAACTaacttgtttgactttaatgAGTTCTTCAAGATAGAAAACCTTCCAGgcttaaat GAAGGGGGTAGTCCCACTGCTGAAGTACAGACTGGATTCCAGAGTCGATTCAGTCGCTGGTTCTCCTCCCATCATGGAGGAGGCAGTATGGGTAACAGTCGAGAGAATAGTCGTAGATCATCAATCAATGAAGACTTTGGATATCTCAATG aACTATTAAGTGGAACCAAAAGTCCAATTGTTCCATCGCCACCACCTAACACCATTAATTCTATGTATGACAAGTCTGTGTTCATGACACCAGGCAACAGTACGTTCTCTGACAAACCACAGTGTATAAGTATGGACATGTCTGTCTCACAGAAAAACATCATAGCTCCAATGTTGAACAGTATATTCCAGAATTCTGGATCATCACATCATAAGCGTAATGATAGCA ACAGTAGTAATTACAGTGTACAGGATGTAGAGGCTCAGCTGAAGGCTTTATTGTTTGGAAGGAAAGACTCCACTGCCTCCAGTAGTGGTAATAACAGTCCTGCTGTGTCCTCTCCTAGAA atGTACCATACATCAAGACTGTACAGGAACTGGAAGCTGATATGAAGCCAACGACCACACCTGGTGGACATAACTACCCACAGCAGCCAATCCCCCACCCACTGGCAATGAATCATCACAAGATCGAAAGACAGAACAGAATGACGCCTCCTGGTGCCAGAATGACTCCTCCTGGTGTGAGAATGACTCCTCCTACTGTGATTCACCATCACCAACCACACCAGCAACAACATCAGCAGCATCAGCAGCCCTCGTCTCAACAATCTTCAAGACGATCAAGTGAGGATGAAGGAGATTTGACGgcatttaataaattattgagTCTGATGCAAGCTGGGGCAGCGGCAGCTGTAGAATCTCCAAAAATTCCA ACTCGACAGGAGACCAGAGTTCCTTCCCCACCACAACAGATGATGCAGGCTAGACCTCAGACTCCAAATAGTCAACAGACTCAAGCTCAAATTGCACAAAATGAGTTTTTACAG gcTTTACTTCGTAACAAGGAGCAACAGAACCTGATACGACAGCAGGCTCTAATGAAGATGAATTACATGACAAAACAATCCACGCCTCTTGCCCAGCCAACACCTTTAGGTCAGCAGACACCAGGTGGCCTACGAACAACCTTGCCCGAATCATTGGCAAATTATATTAAACAGAACCCAACCATCATTACAAAATCAGCCTCCCCAACCCCTCCGCCTCAATCTGTCCTTCAACAGCCACAGGCTCCAACCATGATGAACATCATACAGAACACATCCACACCTAGAGCTCCATCACCGGCACCACAACAAGTCATTCCAAACTTCATGCCACAGCCAACATCATCACCTCGTGTACCTTCACCAATCA TGTTCAGTCAGCAACCACCAATGCATCTCAATGCGCCATCACCGATCCATCCATCTCAGTTAACAAGTACATCACCAATCAATGTACCAGCAGTTTCTATGTCT TCGACTGCTTCAATAAGGCCACCTGTTATCCACCGTGGACCAAGTCCACAGGAACTTATAGCTCATACCCAAGCCATAATGCAGACAGCTttacttaaaaaacaattgGAAGATCAAAAAGAAAGATTTATGAAGAAACAACAAGAAAG GGCTAAGTCACCTAACCCTACAGGAACACCTATTCCATCAAAGTCACCAAGCATGATGCCAATGCCCATGTCTAACAATCCAGTCATTGTTAATAATCAACCAAAG ccTGCAGTGTCAGTTGCTTTTACGCCAACTTCAGTGATGAGAAAGATGCATTCAGACAAAGCAagtgaaaaggacaaacaaaaaCCAGAGATGGGAGAAG GAACACCAGCGCCTCCTCCACCAATCAGACAATTGATACGACCTGATGGGTCATTAAATGACGAAGACCACAACAGTccaaataatgaaattgatagACACCTGAACAACAAGTACCAAGAGTCAAGGAATGGTCCTCAGTCAGATCAACAGTTCAACACTCATGTGCCTCCTCCTGGATACTCTATGGGGTCCAGTACAGGGAACCCTGAACAG ggaacaggtgcaaacaaaaaTTCTCGTCCTGGACCAAATATGATGTCTAACATGATGCAGGCCAATGGACCACTTCCACAGATGAGTGGACCACCACCACTTTTGTCAACACAACTATCCACTCCTGGTAGACCAATTGTCaaag CAGTAAATGTTAGTACTAGTAGTGTAACCGGTGTGATGACACCAAACCAGGTACCTATGCGACAGTTCTCTGTGTCACAGCAACTAAATACTCCTCTGTCCTCTGCCAGTATACAACAGAGGGCTATAATGGGACAGAATACGTTACAGACGGCATCACCCAACATGCCACCCAGACCAATGAACATTTCCCCCAATCCACTCACACGACCGATCGTTGGGACTCCGGTGTCACAGAACTTTTCAATGGGTATTCCCATAACTGGACGTATGCCTATTCCACAAGGAGGAGTTAATATGAGTCCAAGTCCTCTTGTTCTACAACAGATGATGCAGGGAGGTATATCACCAGCTACAGCTAGAG TGAATGCACTGAATCAGATAAACCAAATAAACCACCTGAATCAGATGGCTCTACAGGCCCAGCAACAGCAGCAGAGGATGATGGACCCTAGACTTCAAG CAATGGGTGGACCTGTTTCTCCAGGATTATTTAACGGGAACAACAACCTGACAAAACCAGGAGAACCCAATCTGTTTAAGTGGTTTGGAAATGATGTGTTGAAAGGACAAATTCCCAACATGCCACCGCTTCCTCAACAGGGAACCAGAGTCATGACTGTTGATGAAATTGAACGGTGTTAA